From a single Clostridium isatidis genomic region:
- a CDS encoding ABC transporter ATP-binding protein, translated as MIEVKNLCKSYGDKKVVDNVSFNIEKGKITSFIGANGAGKSTILSMISRLIAMDLGDVVIDGKNLKDWDTKELSKTLSILRQSNNINVRLTIRELVSFGRFPYCEGRLKKEDIEMVDNALEYMSLKDIEDKYLDELSGGQKQRAFIAMIIAQDTEYIMLDEPLNNLDMKHSVEMMKLLKKMAEDLGKTIILVIHDINFASCYSDNIVALKNGKLVANDTAMNIIQKDVLNDIFDMDFNIQNINNKNICIYF; from the coding sequence ATGATAGAGGTAAAAAATCTTTGTAAATCATATGGAGATAAAAAAGTTGTTGATAATGTTTCCTTTAATATAGAAAAGGGAAAGATTACATCTTTTATAGGTGCTAATGGTGCAGGAAAAAGTACAATATTATCTATGATTTCAAGACTTATAGCTATGGATTTAGGCGATGTAGTTATAGATGGTAAAAATCTAAAGGACTGGGATACAAAAGAATTATCCAAAACCTTATCAATACTAAGGCAAAGCAACAATATAAATGTTAGATTAACAATCAGGGAACTTGTTTCTTTTGGTAGATTTCCTTATTGTGAAGGAAGGTTAAAGAAAGAAGACATAGAAATGGTTGATAATGCATTAGAGTATATGAGTCTAAAGGATATTGAAGATAAGTATTTAGATGAACTTAGTGGAGGTCAAAAGCAAAGAGCATTTATTGCTATGATTATAGCCCAAGATACAGAATACATAATGCTTGATGAGCCATTAAATAATCTAGATATGAAGCATTCAGTTGAAATGATGAAACTTCTTAAAAAGATGGCAGAAGATCTTGGAAAAACAATAATTCTTGTAATCCACGATATTAATTTTGCCTCTTGTTATTCAGATAATATAGTAGCTTTAAAAAATGGGAAGTTAGTAGCTAATGATACAGCTATGAACATAATTCAAAAGGATGTATTAAATGATATCTTTGATATGGACTTTAACATTCAAAATATTAATAATAAAAACATTTGTATTTATTTTTAA
- a CDS encoding iron chelate uptake ABC transporter family permease subunit has product MDNKKRTIILLSLLALISIALYVFWGLNPKILRYSFYIRVPRLIAIVIAGSAIALSSMLFQGVTQNRIITPSIMGLDALYGLVQTVVVFLFGSTSIVFTSKPVNFVVNCSLMLILAMILFKLVLKDGKNNIFFLLLVGTVIGTLFRSISSFMQVIIDPNEYDALYAKINASFNLINKDILLIVLAVVLIIFALVYEEISKIEVISLGRDTAINLGVNYDKFTKKMLTFVSILVSVATALVGPITFLGILVVNLTHELTKSYKYNLLIPVSILISIIALVGGQFILERLLNFGGTISIIINFVGGLYFIRLLLKEGKV; this is encoded by the coding sequence ATGGACAATAAGAAAAGAACAATAATTTTGCTTAGCTTATTAGCTTTGATATCCATAGCTTTATATGTATTTTGGGGCTTAAATCCTAAAATTTTAAGATACAGCTTTTACATAAGAGTGCCTAGGCTTATAGCAATTGTAATTGCCGGCAGTGCCATTGCCCTTTCCAGTATGCTCTTTCAAGGGGTTACTCAAAATAGAATAATAACTCCTAGCATAATGGGTCTTGATGCTCTATATGGCTTAGTACAGACAGTAGTTGTATTCTTGTTTGGTTCGACATCTATTGTTTTTACAAGTAAGCCTGTAAATTTTGTAGTAAACTGCAGCCTTATGTTAATACTGGCAATGATCCTATTTAAGCTGGTTTTAAAGGATGGTAAGAATAATATTTTCTTTCTGCTTTTGGTGGGAACAGTAATAGGGACTTTATTTAGAAGTATTTCAAGCTTTATGCAGGTAATTATAGATCCTAATGAATATGATGCTTTATATGCTAAGATTAATGCTTCTTTTAATTTAATAAATAAGGACATATTACTTATAGTTTTAGCAGTTGTTCTTATAATCTTTGCATTAGTTTATGAGGAAATAAGTAAAATAGAAGTTATATCATTAGGAAGAGATACAGCAATTAACCTAGGAGTTAATTATGATAAATTTACTAAAAAAATGCTTACATTTGTGTCTATTTTAGTATCTGTAGCAACAGCTTTAGTTGGCCCTATCACTTTCTTAGGTATATTAGTAGTCAATTTAACTCATGAGCTGACAAAAAGTTATAAATACAATTTGCTTATACCAGTATCAATACTGATAAGCATTATAGCCTTAGTTGGAGGTCAATTTATATTAGAAAGACTTTTAAACTTTGGAGGAACTATTAGTATAATAATTAATTTTGTTGGAGGATTATATTTTATAAGGCTATTACTTAAGGAGGGAAAAGTATGA
- a CDS encoding ABC transporter permease — protein sequence MSKNLSTKLLFIITVILSIVSLFVGVSDISIFNIGKEELDIILISRVPRLISILFAGIGMSISGIIMQQIGNNKFVSPSTAGTIDSAKLGVLMALVLIPKPSTSQKIVISFIFAVLGTFIFMRILKMLKVKDIIFIPLVGIMLGNVVGSIADFIAYKNDLSQNMGSFLRGSFTTIIKGNYEMLYLTIPLLVAAFLYANKFNLIGMGEDISVGLGLNYKLVSNIGVIIVSLISALVVIVIGNIPFLGLVIPNIVSIMKGDNLQKNMPFIAMLGASFLLVCDIISRIIIFPYEIPIEMTVGVIGGAIFLYLIFRRNK from the coding sequence ATGTCTAAAAATTTATCTACAAAATTACTTTTTATAATTACAGTCATATTATCTATAGTATCTCTATTTGTAGGAGTATCAGATATAAGTATTTTTAATATAGGAAAAGAGGAGTTAGACATAATACTCATAAGTCGTGTACCAAGATTAATAAGTATTTTATTTGCTGGAATAGGTATGAGTATTAGTGGAATCATAATGCAGCAGATTGGTAACAATAAATTTGTTTCACCATCAACAGCAGGAACTATAGATTCAGCAAAACTTGGGGTTTTAATGGCTCTTGTATTAATTCCAAAACCATCAACAAGCCAAAAAATAGTAATATCATTTATTTTTGCAGTTTTAGGAACTTTTATTTTTATGAGAATACTAAAAATGCTTAAGGTAAAGGATATAATATTTATTCCCCTAGTAGGGATAATGCTTGGAAATGTTGTTGGTTCAATAGCTGATTTTATAGCCTATAAAAATGATTTAAGTCAAAATATGGGTTCTTTTCTTAGGGGAAGTTTTACAACCATAATAAAAGGAAATTATGAAATGTTATATCTGACTATACCATTGCTTGTAGCAGCTTTCCTTTATGCTAATAAGTTTAACTTAATTGGTATGGGAGAAGACATATCTGTAGGACTTGGGCTTAATTACAAATTAGTAAGTAATATTGGAGTTATAATTGTATCTCTAATATCAGCTTTAGTCGTTATAGTAATTGGAAATATACCTTTTCTAGGTTTAGTTATTCCTAATATTGTTTCAATAATGAAAGGAGACAACCTTCAAAAGAATATGCCTTTTATAGCAATGCTTGGAGCAAGTTTTTTACTTGTTTGTGATATTATCAGTCGTATAATTATATTCCCTTACGAGATACCAATTGAAATGACAGTTGGTGTTATAGGAGGAGCAATATTCCTTTACTTAATCTTCAGGAGGAATAAATAA
- a CDS encoding exosporium glycoprotein BclB-related protein has protein sequence MNIDKYIDALYYEEFEKYDDDYDFEWDEWKEKECKKRREPKFRCVKYPVCPKHYPQQYQSCQCPAQIQPRYKCHIDKNRKASETWIPYASGADLDLTIAAGGTTASAAVGFGSSGAVTVATTLGTINLVNGSNFAFAVPREGCLRSFTAYLTVTGAIDVALGLVTVYAQLYRAEAGSTLFTPIQGATITFPAISSTTAAGTTFNGIIKGINYPLCEQDRLLLVYSATSTTAAGTDPITIPVTASAGISIS, from the coding sequence ATGAACATCGATAAATATATAGACGCACTTTATTATGAAGAATTTGAAAAATATGATGACGATTATGATTTTGAATGGGATGAATGGAAGGAAAAAGAATGCAAGAAACGCAGAGAACCTAAATTTAGATGTGTAAAATATCCTGTATGCCCAAAACATTATCCACAACAATATCAATCATGCCAATGTCCTGCACAAATTCAACCACGTTATAAGTGTCATATAGATAAAAATAGAAAAGCATCTGAAACTTGGATTCCTTATGCTTCAGGAGCTGATCTTGATTTAACTATTGCTGCAGGCGGTACTACAGCATCTGCTGCAGTTGGCTTTGGAAGCAGTGGAGCTGTTACTGTTGCTACTACTCTAGGTACTATAAATTTAGTTAATGGAAGTAACTTTGCCTTTGCAGTTCCAAGAGAAGGCTGCTTAAGATCCTTTACAGCATATTTAACAGTAACTGGTGCAATAGATGTTGCTCTAGGATTAGTTACTGTATACGCTCAGTTATACAGAGCTGAAGCAGGAAGCACTCTATTTACGCCAATTCAAGGGGCAACAATAACCTTCCCTGCTATTTCTAGTACTACAGCTGCAGGTACTACCTTTAATGGTATTATTAAAGGAATAAATTATCCATTATGTGAACAAGACCGTCTATTGCTAGTTTATTCAGCAACTTCTACAACAGCAGCAGGAACAGATCCAATTACTATACCTGTTACTGCAAGCGCAGGAATTTCTATATCATAA
- a CDS encoding GTP pyrophosphokinase, translated as MTVQNWKGFFMPYEQAVEELKVKLRSIRKEFRKKNEYSPIEFVTGRVKEVSSLLEKANKFGIPMDRLEYEIEDIAGIRIMCQFVDDIDTVVEIIRGRKDMQILYEKDYVRGVKESGYRSYHIIIKYPVNMAEGEKVILAEFQIRTLSMNFWATIEHSLNYKYKKQLPSHVREKLKKAADAAFELDELMLDIKDEIKDAQKLFEVKSDIISNIMNNILILHSLGKFAEASRFELSLNKLIEDGEVHELNNLLELIKKEIRKYRE; from the coding sequence ATGACTGTTCAAAATTGGAAGGGATTTTTTATGCCCTATGAACAAGCGGTTGAAGAGTTAAAGGTAAAGCTTAGAAGTATAAGAAAAGAGTTTAGAAAGAAAAATGAATATTCTCCAATTGAATTTGTAACAGGGAGAGTAAAGGAAGTATCAAGTTTATTAGAAAAAGCAAATAAATTTGGTATCCCAATGGATAGATTAGAGTATGAAATTGAAGATATAGCTGGAATTAGGATTATGTGCCAGTTTGTTGATGATATAGATACTGTTGTAGAAATAATAAGAGGCAGAAAAGATATGCAGATCCTTTATGAAAAGGACTATGTGAGAGGAGTAAAGGAAAGCGGTTATAGAAGTTACCATATTATTATTAAATATCCTGTAAATATGGCAGAAGGGGAAAAAGTAATATTAGCTGAATTTCAAATAAGAACTTTATCTATGAACTTTTGGGCTACAATAGAACATTCCTTAAATTATAAGTATAAAAAGCAGTTGCCAAGTCATGTTAGGGAAAAACTAAAAAAAGCAGCAGATGCAGCCTTTGAACTAGATGAATTAATGTTGGATATTAAGGATGAAATAAAAGATGCGCAAAAGCTATTTGAAGTAAAATCAGATATAATATCAAATATTATGAATAATATTTTAATTTTACATTCTTTAGGAAAATTTGCAGAAGCAAGTAGATTTGAGCTTTCTTTAAATAAGCTAATTGAAGATGGGGAAGTACATGAGCTTAATAATCTATTAGAATTAATAAAAAAAGAAATTAGAAAATATAGAGAGTAA
- a CDS encoding methyl-accepting chemotaxis protein, producing MGLFSKKNKEKNIQNAVESTEEVNQDDFIENDSMATDLHLNNHLKEEIANISESSSNISRSVQDVNDSLSSLASSTLTQTEEISNASSILSSFSEKMEQLAYNVTNVQITVLDTDKAADDGLSAFSVLDESLKDLQNAFKMVSNTVNNLVSKIESVNIITDSISQIASQTNLLSLNAAIEAARAGEAGKGFSVVAGEVRKLAENSKQSVQSITKILDDIKTDILETSKAMEAGSVAIDNQQDTLANTKNSFNNIKTSISEAVQEIDTAIVNLTEAASQKDEVLSIVHNVSNISQEHSALCQEIVANMDLQATSLENLNNSISALNNQL from the coding sequence ATGGGGTTATTTTCTAAAAAAAATAAAGAAAAAAATATTCAAAATGCTGTTGAATCAACAGAAGAAGTAAATCAAGATGATTTTATAGAAAATGATTCAATGGCTACTGATCTACACCTAAACAATCACTTAAAGGAAGAAATAGCAAATATAAGTGAAAGTAGTTCTAACATTTCTCGTTCAGTACAAGATGTAAACGACTCATTATCTAGCTTGGCATCTTCTACGCTTACTCAAACTGAAGAAATATCAAATGCCAGCAGTATTTTATCAAGCTTTAGCGAAAAAATGGAACAATTAGCTTACAACGTTACCAATGTTCAAATTACAGTATTGGATACAGATAAAGCTGCAGATGATGGTTTAAGTGCCTTCAGCGTATTAGATGAATCATTAAAAGATTTACAAAATGCTTTTAAAATGGTTAGTAATACAGTTAACAATCTTGTTTCTAAGATAGAATCAGTTAATATAATTACAGACTCTATAAGCCAAATCGCTAGCCAAACAAACTTACTTTCATTAAATGCTGCAATTGAAGCTGCAAGAGCTGGAGAAGCTGGTAAAGGATTCTCTGTTGTTGCTGGAGAAGTTAGAAAACTTGCTGAAAATTCTAAGCAATCAGTTCAAAGCATTACTAAAATATTAGATGATATTAAAACTGATATTTTAGAAACTTCAAAGGCTATGGAAGCTGGAAGCGTAGCTATTGATAATCAACAAGATACTTTAGCTAATACAAAAAATAGCTTTAATAATATAAAAACCTCTATTAGTGAAGCAGTTCAAGAAATAGATACTGCCATCGTTAACTTAACTGAAGCAGCTTCTCAAAAAGATGAAGTTTTATCAATTGTTCATAATGTAAGCAATATTTCACAAGAACATTCAGCATTATGCCAAGAAATTGTTGCAAATATGGATTTACAAGCAACTAGTCTTGAAAACTTAAATAATTCTATTTCAGCATTAAATAATCAACTTTAA
- a CDS encoding Crp/Fnr family transcriptional regulator produces MNIRNKVLRYYPFLRSLDDKALEEMFNVLVVRSYEIGSRIFNEKQSCIGFSLILSGQIRVYKIGDDGKEITLYRLRRGDNCFNTVLCALTNSESDSFIEVEENALIALVPMPFFKMYILNNVHFLKYIFRNLYNKFENVVSGLEKVTFDSIENRLINYFKENIAKNNGSRIIYVTHERIAADIGTSREVVSRKLKELERRDLVELGRGKIKVKKL; encoded by the coding sequence ATGAATATTAGAAATAAGGTCTTGAGATATTATCCTTTTTTAAGAAGTCTAGATGATAAAGCTTTAGAGGAAATGTTTAATGTACTTGTTGTTAGAAGTTATGAAATTGGCAGCAGAATTTTTAATGAAAAACAAAGCTGTATAGGTTTTTCGCTTATATTATCTGGTCAAATAAGAGTCTATAAAATAGGTGATGATGGAAAAGAAATCACCTTATATAGATTAAGAAGAGGTGATAATTGTTTTAATACTGTCTTATGTGCATTAACTAATTCTGAAAGTGATTCTTTTATAGAAGTAGAAGAAAATGCATTAATTGCTCTTGTTCCCATGCCTTTCTTTAAAATGTATATATTAAATAATGTTCATTTTCTAAAATATATTTTTAGAAATTTATATAACAAATTCGAAAATGTCGTAAGTGGTTTAGAAAAGGTAACCTTTGATAGTATTGAGAATAGATTGATTAATTATTTTAAAGAAAATATTGCTAAAAATAATGGCAGCAGGATAATATATGTAACTCATGAAAGAATTGCAGCTGATATAGGGACTTCTAGAGAGGTAGTCAGCAGAAAGCTTAAGGAGTTAGAAAGAAGGGATCTTGTAGAGCTTGGGAGGGGAAAGATAAAAGTAAAAAAACTTTAA
- a CDS encoding glutaredoxin family protein — translation MNNIKVYTTSTCPWCVKAKNYLKSNGISFEEVNVGLDQDAAREMVQKSGQMGVPVLDINGNIVVGFDKKRIDGILGL, via the coding sequence ATGAATAATATAAAGGTTTATACAACATCAACATGTCCATGGTGCGTTAAGGCAAAGAATTATTTAAAGAGTAATGGGATAAGCTTTGAAGAAGTAAATGTTGGACTTGATCAAGATGCAGCAAGGGAAATGGTGCAAAAAAGCGGACAAATGGGAGTTCCGGTATTAGATATTAACGGAAATATAGTTGTAGGTTTTGATAAGAAGAGAATAGATGGTATATTAGGTTTATAA
- the feoB gene encoding ferrous iron transport protein B: protein MINAALIGNPNTGKTTVFNALTGSKQYVGNWPGVTIDKKYGFLNKNIKIVDLPGIYAMDTFSNEEKISRQYLEQDDVDVILNVVDATNLERNLYLTTQLMEFNKPIIILLNMMDIAKKRGVDIDCQKLGKELGVTVLPISAKTKEGLDKIEETVMNVKGSVVKYNLKFNSENETYSYLNKIIKNSLKNPGKTKKFVTKVDKIILNPILAYPIFLLALLVVFKFTFNWFGQPLADMLDAFVADTLTPYIGGFLENSSEWFQSLILDGIVAGVGGVIVFFPIVFALFLGVCFLEDSGYMSRVAFLMDRIMRRIGLSGKAFIPIIMGFGCSAPAIMATRTLESEKDRKMTALIAPLVSCGARLPVYALFASIFFEKNQDLVVMSLYLLGIIVAILIGFLFKNTLFKKDEEPFILELPEYKLPSFKTLILNAWEKSKGFIVRAGTLIFGISILVWFLTYFNMNGFTTEIDSSFLAALGGIVAPIFAPLGFGTWQAGVSILSGLAAKEVIIGTMEIVYGDLAVVLPTVFSTITAYAFLIFVSLYTPCFAVIGVMKHEYGTKMMWLSVSYQFALAWICSYIFKFAATLITGVATGADIIQFLIIGAVVAAAIFGLIKYFNKEELGQTAHVSK, encoded by the coding sequence ATGATAAATGCAGCATTAATAGGGAATCCTAATACAGGTAAAACAACTGTATTTAATGCCTTAACTGGTTCAAAACAATATGTAGGAAACTGGCCAGGAGTAACAATAGATAAGAAGTATGGATTTTTAAATAAAAATATAAAAATAGTAGATTTACCTGGTATTTATGCTATGGATACCTTCTCTAATGAAGAAAAGATATCAAGACAATATTTAGAACAAGATGATGTAGATGTAATTTTAAATGTTGTTGATGCAACAAACCTTGAAAGAAATTTATATTTAACAACTCAATTAATGGAGTTTAATAAACCAATCATTATATTACTTAATATGATGGATATTGCTAAAAAAAGAGGAGTAGACATTGATTGTCAAAAGCTTGGAAAGGAATTAGGAGTTACTGTTCTTCCAATATCAGCTAAAACTAAAGAGGGGTTAGATAAAATAGAAGAAACAGTAATGAATGTAAAAGGCAGTGTAGTAAAATATAACTTAAAATTTAACTCTGAAAATGAAACTTACAGCTATTTAAATAAGATAATAAAAAATAGCTTAAAAAATCCAGGAAAGACTAAAAAATTTGTAACAAAAGTAGATAAAATAATACTAAATCCTATACTAGCTTATCCAATTTTCCTTTTGGCACTATTAGTAGTATTTAAGTTTACTTTTAATTGGTTTGGACAACCTTTAGCAGATATGTTAGATGCTTTCGTGGCAGATACTTTAACACCATATATAGGAGGATTTTTAGAAAATTCTTCAGAATGGTTTCAATCATTAATTTTAGATGGTATCGTTGCAGGAGTTGGTGGAGTTATAGTATTCTTCCCAATAGTATTTGCTTTATTCTTAGGAGTATGTTTCCTAGAAGATAGTGGATATATGTCAAGAGTAGCCTTTTTAATGGATAGAATTATGAGAAGAATTGGATTATCTGGAAAGGCATTTATTCCAATTATAATGGGCTTTGGATGTTCAGCACCAGCAATAATGGCAACTAGAACATTAGAAAGTGAAAAGGATAGAAAGATGACAGCATTAATTGCACCTCTTGTTTCATGTGGAGCAAGATTGCCAGTATATGCCTTATTTGCATCAATCTTTTTTGAAAAAAATCAAGATTTAGTAGTTATGTCTTTATATTTGTTAGGAATTATAGTAGCAATATTAATTGGATTTTTATTTAAAAATACATTATTTAAAAAAGATGAAGAACCTTTTATATTAGAATTACCTGAATATAAACTTCCAAGTTTTAAAACATTAATATTAAATGCTTGGGAAAAGTCAAAGGGCTTTATTGTTAGAGCGGGAACATTAATCTTTGGAATTTCTATATTAGTTTGGTTTTTAACTTACTTCAATATGAATGGATTTACAACAGAAATAGATTCAAGCTTCCTTGCAGCCTTAGGAGGAATAGTTGCTCCAATTTTTGCTCCATTAGGCTTTGGCACATGGCAGGCAGGAGTATCAATACTTTCCGGTTTAGCAGCTAAAGAAGTTATTATAGGAACTATGGAAATAGTTTATGGGGATCTAGCTGTAGTATTACCAACAGTATTTAGCACAATAACAGCATATGCTTTCTTAATATTTGTATCATTATATACACCTTGCTTTGCAGTTATTGGAGTTATGAAACATGAATATGGAACTAAAATGATGTGGCTGTCAGTTAGCTATCAATTTGCATTAGCTTGGATTTGTTCATATATTTTTAAGTTTGCAGCAACTTTAATCACAGGAGTAGCAACAGGAGCTGATATAATTCAATTCCTAATAATTGGAGCTGTAGTAGCAGCAGCTATTTTTGGATTAATTAAATACTTTAATAAAGAAGAGCTTGGGCAAACTGCTCATGTTAGCAAATAA
- a CDS encoding FeoA family protein, producing the protein MTVYNLKVGEKGTVKEVLGDKKLAKRLLALGCVKGTELEVKMVAPLGDPILVSFRGFDLAIRKKDAKNIHLSK; encoded by the coding sequence ATGACAGTTTATAATTTAAAGGTCGGAGAAAAAGGCACAGTAAAAGAGGTTCTTGGAGATAAGAAATTAGCAAAGAGATTATTAGCATTAGGATGTGTAAAAGGAACGGAGCTTGAGGTTAAGATGGTTGCACCTTTAGGAGATCCTATTTTAGTTTCTTTTAGAGGATTTGATTTGGCTATAAGAAAAAAAGATGCTAAGAATATACATTTAAGTAAATAA
- a CDS encoding metallophosphoesterase, with the protein MALYAISDLHLAFTTDKPMDIFGEKWFKHDEKIKNNWLKKIKEEDTVLIAGDVSWSMNSKESKEDLDWLDSLPGRKIVSKGNHDYWWTGITKLNSLYENTKFLQNNFYIYEDYAICGSRGWILNTSDKFTQKDQKILNREIIRLRLSLDAAVKSGYNKIIVMIHYPPVNEKKEASIFTDLFKEYNVEKVIYGHIHGPALANVLDGEFDGIEYIMTACDYLDFNPRKIL; encoded by the coding sequence ATGGCATTATATGCTATTTCAGATCTTCATCTTGCTTTTACAACAGATAAACCAATGGACATATTTGGTGAAAAGTGGTTTAAGCATGATGAAAAAATTAAAAATAATTGGCTTAAAAAAATTAAGGAAGAAGATACAGTTCTTATTGCGGGAGATGTGTCTTGGTCTATGAATTCTAAGGAAAGTAAGGAAGATTTAGATTGGCTGGATTCTTTGCCAGGAAGAAAAATTGTATCTAAGGGAAATCATGATTATTGGTGGACTGGAATTACAAAATTAAATAGTTTATATGAAAATACTAAATTTTTACAAAACAATTTTTATATATATGAAGATTATGCTATTTGTGGTTCCAGGGGATGGATTTTAAATACTTCAGATAAATTTACTCAAAAGGATCAAAAAATATTAAATAGGGAAATAATAAGATTAAGATTGTCTTTAGATGCAGCTGTAAAAAGTGGATATAATAAAATAATCGTTATGATACATTACCCACCAGTCAATGAAAAAAAAGAAGCTTCTATTTTTACAGATTTATTTAAAGAATATAATGTAGAAAAAGTAATATATGGTCATATTCATGGTCCAGCTTTGGCAAATGTGTTAGATGGAGAATTTGATGGGATAGAATATATAATGACTGCCTGTGATTACTTAGATTTTAATCCTAGAAAAATACTTTAA
- a CDS encoding EscU/YscU/HrcU family type III secretion system export apparatus switch protein, translating into MKDIKKAAALKYEENSIAPIVTASGMGHIADKIIEKAEENDVPIVYNKELSDLLSNVDVGEYIPPDLYEAVAHIIAYVADLDRKIGGDR; encoded by the coding sequence ATGAAAGATATAAAAAAAGCGGCTGCTTTAAAATATGAAGAAAATTCAATAGCTCCAATAGTTACTGCAAGTGGTATGGGGCATATTGCCGATAAAATAATAGAAAAGGCAGAGGAGAATGATGTTCCGATAGTTTATAATAAGGAACTGTCCGATTTGCTTAGCAATGTAGATGTTGGCGAATATATTCCTCCAGATCTTTACGAAGCAGTAGCGCATATAATAGCCTATGTAGCGGACTTAGATAGAAAGATTGGCGGTGATAGGTAA
- a CDS encoding tetratricopeptide repeat protein: MSLSSTKNKKKLLLFIVLFIPLITISCSNNSKKITLFEDTEKVLLLEEGEITEAITTGEKLLDEGKLEEAKESFNKAIYLDKSNKDTYLRIKNKYLSANMLDEAYAIIRTAISNNVDIENMKLILQEISSKFEVINLSTSIYQYSSYSLPKSTNITILGEAKSIPITWNDEIVNTENLGSFKYEGFNEEYGRKVIMNITVLENIYDKQVGWLKDFYIDNGKLYIDLDLIELYLGKEEALREAIKDGKARINENGEYFLPDPVWIRNNSNNVVYKIYEQYLP, translated from the coding sequence ATGAGTTTATCTTCTACAAAAAACAAAAAAAAATTATTACTTTTTATTGTTTTATTCATTCCATTAATCACTATCTCTTGTAGCAATAATTCTAAAAAAATTACTTTATTCGAAGATACGGAAAAAGTACTTTTGTTAGAAGAAGGAGAAATCACAGAAGCTATAACTACAGGTGAAAAACTCTTAGATGAAGGAAAACTTGAAGAAGCAAAAGAAAGCTTTAATAAAGCTATTTATCTAGATAAATCAAATAAAGATACCTATTTGCGAATAAAAAATAAATATCTATCTGCAAATATGCTTGATGAAGCTTATGCAATTATAAGAACTGCAATATCAAATAATGTTGATATTGAAAATATGAAATTAATCCTTCAAGAGATCTCTTCTAAATTTGAAGTAATTAATTTATCTACTTCTATTTATCAATATAGCAGTTATTCTTTACCAAAAAGCACTAATATAACAATACTTGGAGAAGCAAAATCAATTCCTATAACTTGGAACGATGAGATTGTTAATACTGAAAATTTAGGCAGCTTTAAATATGAAGGCTTTAATGAAGAATATGGTAGAAAAGTAATAATGAATATTACTGTTTTAGAAAACATTTATGATAAGCAGGTAGGCTGGTTAAAAGACTTCTATATTGATAATGGAAAGTTATATATTGATCTTGATTTAATTGAACTATATTTAGGTAAAGAAGAAGCCCTTAGAGAGGCTATTAAAGATGGAAAAGCTAGAATAAATGAAAATGGAGAATATTTTTTACCTGATCCGGTTTGGATAAGAAACAACTCTAATAATGTAGTTTATAAAATTTATGAACAATACTTGCCATAA